The genomic DNA TGCCAATGATGTTATCCAGCGAACGCTCGAACACCGGGATGCGAGAAAACCGCTCACTAAGGACGATGTCGCGTATTTTTTCGGGCGGATCGGTGATATTAATGGCGGTGATGTCCACGCGCGGGGTCAAAATCTCCTGGACGGTGGTGCTGTCAAAGGACAGCGCCGACTGCATCAGTTCCGAGCGCTGCTCGTTGAGCACACCCTCTTCCTCAATGGTTTCGATAATATTCAAAAGCTCCTGCTCGGTGACCAGTGGATGATTGCCCTTGTCACCGAAAAGCTTGGATACAAGTTCCTGCAGCTTGACGAACAGCAACGCCAACGGCGTAAGAATGAACATGAAGACCGACAGCGGCCCGCACAACGAAAGCGTCACCGATTCGGCGTTTTCTTTGGCGATACTTTTAGGCAGCACCTCGCCAAACACCAGAATCACTACGGTGGTGGCGGCTGTCGCAATAGCGATACCGCTCACCCCAAAGATTTGGGTGGCCAGCACGGTGGCTGCGGAAGCGGCGGCGATATTGACGACGTTGTTACCGACAAGGATGACCGAAAGCGTGCGGTCAAACCGTTCGACCATTGCCAATGCGCGCTGGGCGCGGGGGTCACCGTCTTCTGCCATGGTTTTCAGCCGCACCTTGTTTACGGCCGAAAGCGCCATTTCAGAGGCGGAAAAAAACGCTGACATAGCAATGAGAATAAATAGCAGAAATAAGGTCCATAAACCGTCTGTGTCCAAAAAAAAGCTCAACTCCATCTTAAATGTACAATTATTTATCTGTTCACCTGATGGTGAATACGTTAAATTTTATTTTAGCATGTATGCCCAGACTTCTCAATAACAAATTATTAAGGCTTTGCAAAGTTTACCCTAAAAAGGCAAAAGGCCGCCATGACGGCGGACTTTTGTGTGTGAGGAAACCGTTCTGTTATGTCGGGAACTCCAAATGACCCGTGCAGTTTGGAGAGCTGGAAAAGGTCATGTAGATCTTGTGAGGGACGATTCACACCGACAAAACATAACATGAAGGATTTCTAAGATCATATTAACAGAATTTTCATAAACTTGCAAGCAATAAATTAGAAAAAAATTCGCACTATTATTTTAATATGAATCAATTTAAAAAATCGGAACTACAAGTGGGGGATGCGCTTCAGCTACCTTAACAAAAATGATCAATTTTCTTTGAGCATGAAAAACGGGGAAACCACGGCGCAGGCTTCTCGTTGTTTTTGAAAGGTGCTAAAACCCCTGCAGACTTATTCATTTGTTTTTATAGAAATACTTTTAACCGAGCAAAAAGAGGATGGGAAAGCCCATCCTCTTTTTTAATAGAATTTACTGATTCTGCTGTTTGGCGGCGAGTGCCTCAAGCACCTCGCGGCGCGAGAGATTAACTCTGCCCTGCTGGTCAATTTCGGTGACCTTGACGAGAATCTCATCGCCGACAGTGACAACGTCCTCAACCTTTTCGACGCGCTTGGTGTCGAGCTTTGAGATGTGGACGAGGCCTTCCTTGCCGGGGGCGATTTCAACAAACGCACCGAACGCCATCAAGCGGGTAACTTTACCCTTGTAAACAGCGCCGACCTCGGGATCCATTGCGATGGTCTTGATGACCTGAATGGCGCGGTTGGCGTCGTTGATGTCGATTGCGGAAACAAAGACGTTGCCGTCGTCCTCAATGTCGATCTTGCAGTTGCACTCGGCAGTAATCTTCTGGATTACCTTGCCGCCCGAGCCGATGACCTCGCGGATCTTGTCGGGGTTGATCTTGAGGGTCAGCATCTTGGGCGCATACTTCGAGAGCTGCTCACGCGGGGCGGGCAGTGCCTTGAGCATGATTTCGTCCAGAATATAGAGACGGGCTTCGCGGGTTTTGGCGATCGCCTCGCGGATGATATCAAAGGTCAGGCCGTCGATCTTGATGTCGACCTGAATGGCGGTGATGCCGTTGTGGGTACCGGCAACCTTGAAGTCCATATC from Oscillospiraceae bacterium MB24-C1 includes the following:
- a CDS encoding hemolysin family protein; amino-acid sequence: MDTDGLWTLFLLFILIAMSAFFSASEMALSAVNKVRLKTMAEDGDPRAQRALAMVERFDRTLSVILVGNNVVNIAAASAATVLATQIFGVSGIAIATAATTVVILVFGEVLPKSIAKENAESVTLSLCGPLSVFMFILTPLALLFVKLQELVSKLFGDKGNHPLVTEQELLNIIETIEEEGVLNEQRSELMQSALSFDSTTVQEILTPRVDITAINITDPPEKIRDIVLSERFSRIPVFERSLDNIIGILHTRDYLEALLAGKEPIDLVALVAKPLFVHKSHRAALLLNDFKRQRTHMAVVIDDFGGTMGIVSMEDLLEELVGEIWDEDEDEEIDFAELEPYVYRVSGDYPIEDALDRIGYEERDFDSEYSSVGGWAFECLGFIPAVGDAFEYNGVRVEISEMEDQRIVSVTMRYVPPDPEE